TAGTTCATGGTGCATCATGTCGTGAAATGTAGCAGTCATTGTGTGTTGGTAGGTCGCACCTGCACTTTTTAGCCCAAAGGGCATCACAGTGTAGTAGAAATTTCCTATAAGGGTCCTAAAAGTAGTTTTCTCCGCATCATATGGCGCCATTCAAATCTAGTTGCACCTACTAAACCCGTCCATGAAGGAAAACATGGCATTTCATGCGGTGGAGTCTATCAACAAGTCCATGTTGGGTAGTGGGAACTCGTCCTTGGGGCAAACTTGATTAAGATTTCTAAAATCAATACAACATTGTATCtccccatttttcttcttcaccagtACAATGTTAGACAACCACCATGGGTGTTGGatgtgtttgatgaaattgtCCTCTAGCAAGTTTTGTACTTCCTTCACTATTTGATTTTCTATTTCGGTGTGAAATACTTTGGCAGGCTGAGCCACAGGCCTAGCCTTGGGATTCATGTTAAGAGTATGTACCACTAGCCCTGGGTCTAGCCTAGGCATCTCGTGGTAGTCTCATGCAAAGACATCTCTGAATTCTTTCAACTACAGGATTAATTCTGCCTTTTCTTATTCTAACAACTTTAAGCTTATTGAAATTGGTCTTGCCTTTTGTGGGTCCGTGCCCAAGTCAATCTATTCTAGCTAGGGCTGTCTAGAAACCCGGCCAACCCGACCAACTCGCCACTACCAACCGAACACGACCCGTCACCGACCGAACCGACTTCTACGGTGGGTTGGCAACGGGTTTGTTCCTCCAAAACCCGAGTTTGGCAGGCAGAATGTTGGTTTTCCTTCTCCAAAATCCAATCAACCCGATCCAATTGACCTACAAAACTTCCAGCGATATTTGGTAGATCCAGCACGATTTAGATTATTTTCGTCAAGATCTCAGTGAGATTTTGCCGAATCTAGCCAAGACCTTGTTGAAAATGGCCTAGATTGGGTCGGATCTAACGAGACCTCAAAGATCTTGGCCATTTTTTCTCCTTGCCGTTCTACCCTAACCGACCCCCCTCGCTTGTGACCAGTTCCAACCTGCTCAATCCGATCATCCTCTCGGTTGgtggtgggttcaaatttcGTCCACCCGATCTGGTCAAGTCGAATGCAAGTTAAACACAAACCCGATCCAACCCGACCTATAGACAAGCTTACTTCTAGCTTTTCTTTTGCCATCACTTGCGTGTCTTCTTCTACCACAATCCCTCTTTCACTTTCTGTGTTGCTTTCTTCCTCTGAACTTTCTTAGGCCACACAATGTACTAGGCTCTTATGTTGTGACCCTCCTCTAGGACCCCCTTGCATACGACAGGTGGGTCCCGTGCACCTTCATAATTTGTAAACTATCCTACCGTCAGGTGTTTGGACTTTGACACATTGTAGCATATCGCTTAGCTCTGAAGTTGgtgtttctttccttttctcttccGCATCAGCAGCTCTCTCAAGTCAAGCTTTAGGTCATCCTGGATGTAGTCCTACTTGAGGAAAAAGGTGCCTTGTGGTTTGGATACTGAGCTTTCACTAGAAAGTGCCCATTCATCGTAGAACATGGTTTCTACTAAATAGGCTTCTGCTTGCTCGAATGGTGATGGGTTCACTGCTATCCGTATCATCCTGCCATTCAATCTCCCTTTCATACATTGGTGATAGGTAGATGGAACTAGACGATGCTTGTGCAACCATGGTCTTCCTAGTAATATAGGATAGGAAACTTCTGTCTTTATCACATGAAAACGAGCCAAAAAGGCTATTGGTCCCACCTTCAGCCATAGCTATATGTGGCCTACAGTATACTCACCTCTTCCTCTGAACCCTATTACTTCCATTGGACATCCCCAAAAATCTTGTTTTCTGAAATTCCTGCTTCTTGTATTGTATTGAGTGGGATAAGATTCACCAAAGCGCCATTATCAACCAGGGATCTCTTGATGGGGATTGGTTTATGGAGACTGCCAAGTAGAGGGGTCTCTTATGGTCTGAGTACCCTACCTCCATGTCCTCACCACTGAAAGTAATCTCATTAGTGTCTTGCAGGAAAGCTTTATCAACTCTGGTTCTGCCACGAGACATTCTACTCCTGCTTCTGAGGTAATACTTACCAAAGCCTCCATGGCAATTCTTTGTTCGTTGGCCATGAGCTCTAGTTGGTCAAACAAGTTCTTGAATAGAGAGCTTTTCTATAAGGTAGTAATAGTTGCGGCAGGCAGGGTCGGTCTCTCTTCTTCATCCTTTCCCGAATCTACACAAATAACAACTGCTGCTACTTCCTTTCCCTTCTGATTCGGGAGTGGGTTTCTCTGCACTTTTAGTTGGGACAACTCAAGAGTTCACTCTCTGATTCTGCAATGCACTAGTCTGTGAAGTGTCCAACATTATGCGGTAAGATGTTGCACATAATTATGCAGATGGCAGAAGCGTGGGTCCCTCCATTCTTCCTCAGTGGGTTCTCTAGAAACTTGGATGGGTTTGAAAACCCCATCTGCGATCCATTTGTCCAAGAGTACGTCTAGTTCCTTTAGTGTACATGGTATTGGCGGAGGGTTCTCGTACTCCATTTTATCTGACTTCCTCCTTTTCTCATCAGTGAACATGTCATGGCTTGTGGCGTGGATCTCCGTTCCTTGGGCTTGTTAGAACTAGGCCTGACTTTTTAAGTGGTCTTTCAGGCTTTTTGTAATTGCTATGCAAATTATGAGATTTCCAAGTTTTCCAGGATAGCTCTATACTCCATGATCATGTTGTCCATACACATTTCCACCAACGTTTTCTCCTCACAGTGGTCATAGAAATCGAGGTCTATGTCCTTAAACCTCTTGATGTACTCCATTAGGTCTTCACCATTTTTCTACTTAGTTCCTTGCAAAGTTGCAAGTGTTACTGTTTCCATTCTGTGGAAATACTTGGTGCAAAACACATCTACCATGTCATCCCACATCGAAATCGATCGTGGTTTCAAGCCAATGTACCAGGTGTATGCCCTGTTACATAGGATTTCAAAAACTCTTGGAGACACAAGTCCTCGTCCACTGCGTACGGACTGAGGGTGTTATTAAACTTACTTACGTACTCAACAACACTTCCCCTTTTGCCATCATACTGTGCGAAAGTTCACAGTTCATATCTCTCAGGATATAGCTTGTTGAGTATCCTTAGCGGATAGGGAGGTCTTCATGCATAGAATCTCTCCTTGGACGTCTTGGCCTTTTCCTGCTCTAAAAGTGTTGCAACTTCAGCCATCGTAATGAAAcgatgttttttgttttgcggGCCACCACCTATAGGGGTTTCTTCCTTGTCTGCCACATGCTCGAGGTCACGTTGGCTTCCTTTCTCCTTAGTCTTATCAACCTTTAACTAGAAAATTTCTTCCATCAGCTGCTACTAGGAATGCTATACAGACTGCAACACTTCAATAAAGAAGTTAGTATTGTCAGCGGGAATCCTTTGCTGCTGCTACAGCCTAGCCTTTTCTCCATTATCACCTTTTGCTTAGTTAGGCTAGTGCAGCATGGCTGCCCTTGATTCAGCATGCAATGGCACAGTACTAATATTTCGCGTTGTCTTTGATCTTGGGGGCATAACTTGCGAGGGATCTATATGCTCTCCCTTTCATTTTCCCAACTCCCTAATAAAGTTGTCAATTTAAATGTGGTAGGCCTTTTGCATTGTTGCACTGTGGCCTGTGATTCTAGGGTAGAACAATTAGGACCAACCTAAGTGAAACACACCTTAAGCCAGCTTATGCACAAGTTGGGCCATCTCAGTATAGAAGCACCTTGACAGATGTCTTGAATCTATAACGTGCTCACGGTAGGAATAATTGTTACAGATATCACAGCAGGAACACAATACGGCAAGAtagctaaaatattttttacaaatatcaCTAACGCCTAAATAACAACAAAGGAAAATAGCAAGGTTGTGGCAGAATAATGCAACCACGAATAGCAAAATTACGAAAAATAGTTTAGCTATAAGgtaacaaataaattattcatcaaCACAAAAGTAGAGCTCGTCTGCCTAAAGAAATGGGCTTAATTTTTTAGCAAACACAAGTCCAAAAAGGGAATCGATCTCCAACATGGGTAACCTCAGAGAAGGCTTTTGCTATAGAGATTACACACTTTGGAGAAAGGACCTAGATGGCTTAAACTCTATTTTTAACTTCAGAGAGTGGGTCTGTCAAGAGGGGGAGAAATGGGTAccctattgatgcatgccttTATTCCTATCACTcatgtttttctttgatttctgtgtttttcttttctctctttcttctttcttgctCTATCTCTAATTCTTGCCATTGTTGTTCCTCCTTTCACTATTCACAACTATGGCCCTTTATACTACCTTCCATGACAGGGTTTACCATTTTACCTCTTAACCATTTTTGGCTCGTTGGGGGTGTCCTTCCAAGATTGCCCATTGGCCTTCCGGTTGTCCAGCCACTACCCTTACACTATGCTGGCTGTGCCATGCCAAACTCCTAGACAAAAATGGCTTGTTTTGTCTCTTACTATTCTCATTCGGATAAGGGCTATCCTTTCCCCCACCtacctctatggcatgcatctagTGATTCCAGCTCATACTTATTTCCTTTGGGTAAGATGTCATCCTAGTAGGACATTTCTCCCCAAAGAAGTTTAAGTAGGAACCCCAAAATAGACTTCCCTTTTCTCCCAATCACCAGACCACACCCTTTCATACCCTTGACCCATGGCCCACCTCCcatgtattggctgggtataaGTAGATGGTGCTTGGGTCCTATGTGTATGCTCCACTTCCGTCTTAATCCCTTCCTTTTTTGGTCTTCACGCCTTTGCTATTGCCTCCATATTTGTCTGATTCTACTATATGTTCTAGTAAGGGTTTAACTCTTGCAGCGTGAAAGGTACATAGGCCTTTGGGTTCACATTTTCTGCTTTCCATCTCTTCTTTGGACTGGGTATTGCTTGGGTGCAGGCCATTTCCTTCCTGCCTAGCCCAGCTTCCTTCCTGTGTTTGTGGGCCTCTTGGCTAGGGATCCTGTCATGACGCTACATTGTTCCTGTCATATCATCATCTCTCTTTCATTCCTTTGTTACCTGTGGGATTTTGGGCTAATGCTCTTGCCAGTCTACTTTCTATGCCTttacctcttttgggcttttctAGCCAGCATTCCTACTGTACCAGCCTATTTCCCACATCCttacctcttttgggctttattggCCAACATTCCTACTGTGCCAACCCATTTCATTCCTCGAACTTCCTCGAcccatttgcttcttctttacctcttttaCCCATGAGCTTTTGCTAAATCCTTTGGGCTTCCTCAGCCCAATTACTACATCTTTACCTCTCATTTCTTTTCAGGGCTTATTAGCTTTCAAGCCAACCCAATGAATTTACAAATTCATAtcttgggcttcctcggccAGTTCACTTCCtctttacctcttattattCCCATGAGTTTAATACTTTATTCCTTGAGCTTCCTCAgttcatttgcttcttctttacTGCTTATTATTCTTGTGAGTCTATTgaccattattcctgccattcCAGCCTACTGGGCCTTACTTTACTATTTTCTCTCCCCATCTTGTTCATATTGTTGAGCTTCGTCTACTATTGGGCCTTTTGTCAAAAGTGGGGCATCAAcactaattaaacatttattgaactttttagatacattgggtcaaaacttaaatttatttgtttcaataataTAAGCGTAGCGATGTATGACATGCAAATTGCATCATATGATGCAaaactatttgtttttttatggataagttcacaatttacatgattattcaacataaaaagtcattatcaatgtgttttttgccttaaatctgaaaatttgtAGGATTTTACAATCCACAATCCGATTCTTCGATTTACGATCCCACTTACCTCCCACAAATTACGTAgaatcccgattttgacaaccttagTTGCACTAGAAGTAAAAATCTTAGCTtcttatgaaaatgttatgaaattttGTTGTATCCATAGAACCCTTTGTCCCTACTCACATTCAATAAAAGTGGAACTGTAACTCTTGAATATTATTTTGTATACTTTACAAATCAGGCAACCAGCTactaatattttcaaaaatcaaagaaacaatGCACAAGTGTGAGGATTAGAATCCTCTGCAACTTTGAATAATAACTCTTCTAAAAcgtttttaaaatcttattcaTCTATCTCAAAGAaatagattttgattttgttaaaaattattttagaaaatattaaagatTGTACAAATAGTAATGATGTGGTACATCAATATGGATaggattttaaaaattatgtgcTAGAGTAACTCTAAAAATTCTAAAGATGCAGGAGAGGGGATTTGAATGCTGTATTTCTTTGTTAGAATCTTCTAAAGATTTTGATTGAACTACGAGGCTCTTGGGCAATCCAGTGAGAGATCTAACTCCTACACTCAAGGAAGTATTCCTAAGCTTTTACCTAATgaaataaaactctaaatattttattaatccGGTTAGACTTCTTAACTAAATTCAATCATATTACTGTATTGATTAATGTAGTATGAACAATATTATCATTTTCAACAAGAAGGATAAATTCAACCATATGATTTCTTTGTCAAATTGTACTCACGTTTTGCTGTACAATTTATTTGCCTCGCTTCCTTTTACTTCAATGGTCAGTTCCCTCCTATCTTGATACAATCTATAAGAATTGTATTCAAAATCCGTTTGAAATCTAAGAAGTGAAACAGTTCCATGTTTATAACATGTTAGATATACATTTGCCATGTTTGAAGCCAAAGATTTGTACCATGCTATAtcatagtatatatatttttaataatccGATAGCTTGAGGGAGGGGACTTGAACTGTCAACGTTTCTGTTGAAAAACACCATGAAGTACTAATTAAAAAGCTATGAATATCTCCTCCCCTGGTCCCATGTGGGCATTCGGGTCAGTATGTTTACCATTTGATCGGCTTTGAAGAACTCAACTCcggtttgagaaaaaaaataaaataaaaaagaaataaagaatttaGGATCAAGTCCTTTCTTGCCAAAGATATATTACGTTTTACAAAAGAATCATGTCCCATCGTCCCAGTTAGCACCATATTTTGTAGCTGATGGTTGAACAGATGTAACACCTGTAAAACAATGTGTAGTGTGTacctcacaagtcacaactatttcttttttcttttttggatgaatAAAGTGAAGGATCAAGTGATCTCGACTGGCACAAAATCTTCAATGACATTTAACCTGCAAATTGTAATTAGTTGGGTGCCGTGGCTCTACTGCAGTTTtactctcgctctctctctctctctctctctctcagaaaaGTGCATCTTATAAAATAGCCAGATATGTGGGCGCCAACATTATCATGGCATactaaagaagaataagaaaatgTTAAGAAACATATTTTACTAGAACTCAGGTCCTTAAACAACTGAGAATCATAAGACAATTTAATCTATGAAATTATTACAAAAGcactatatatacatattggtCTCTCAAGAACCCGCCAAAATTCAGATTTATCAGGGGATGTGGAAGAAAGAAGCTGAAGGaactcattttattttagctcTAAAGAATAGTAATTACAAAAGGTATATACAGCTCAATGTAAATAAAACCAACCTCACATCTCAGATAAAAGATTGCTGATTTTCCGTAACTCCTTGAGAGCTGCCATGGCTGTAACTTGTCCTTTTCCAACTAAACCATTTTTAGATAAGTTCTCCAATGATCCCACTTGACCCCGATCTTGCTGGAAAACAGTCTCAATTACCTGACACACAAACTAATCAGTTTAccacaccgagagagagagagagagagagagtaatattTTAATGGTGTAGAAAAATCTTCAAGCCACAATATTTCTAAAGGCACCTAAAAAATGTGGGAAGCAATTGGGGAATGAAACCATGAAACTCCATAAGTTTAGAAGTGACCCATATATTCATTTGATTCAGTATGTATCCtgtaatgaaaataaaaaacaatgatcTAATATGTACCCTACATTGATTCCCATTTGTTTAATGAGAAATTATAAGATATATTCCGAAGGCATCCCAACTAGCCCACAGAGAATCATTACCCTCAAAATTTAAAGCAGTTCCCTTTAAATATTTCTAGGATAACAGAAGTCATAATGTTACCTGAATATGGTCAAGCATAGACTGTCCAAGATTCCTCAAAGTACCCATCACGTTCTGGTCTGTAGCGTCTCCTTTGCCACTAATAGAAGAGTTACAAGAAGCATTAGCAACTAGAAAGCCAGCAGTATTGTTCTGGTCATCACAGTTGGCAGATTTTGTAGCCTCAAAGGTACCTCCTCCTTTCTCAGACATACCCTCACCAGCAGCATTACGCCCAAACTTCCAAAACCACTGGAATTTACCTGAAAGAAGCTTTCGCTCTTTTGGAACCGTCAAAGAATTTCCCATGGAATCATTATTCAATCCAGATTTTGGGAAGACATCCTCGGGTTTATCAGAAACTGGAAGAGGTGATTCATCTGGGATGGTACTGGAATGATCATCACTTTCCTCAAGGGATGAAGTTGATGCAACACTACTTTTTTCGGAGTCATTTTCTTGTTCATTAGCCCCATTAAGAGAACTTGTTGGGTCTGAATATACAGACAAGTTTTCTTCACTTCCAGCATTCCCACTCAAACTCCCCTCAGCAGTGCAAGTAATTTCCTTCTTGCCACCATCTTGTCCCTCCACCTCAACTTCTACACACACACTGTTTTTCTGGCTTAAAACTTCATCACAGTGTGCTTTCTCAGTGTCTTCATCTGAGCCAAGTTCTCGAGAAAGATCTTCTAACAAACTTCGTTTAACAGATGAATTGCTATCCTTTTTGCCACTCTCAACCTTTGCAGGAGATGATCCTGTTCGGGAGAGACTCAATCTTACTTTTTCTGTCCAACCTCTTTTTGGAGTTTGAACTTGTTTTGTTGAATCACTTTTCTCAAGTTCTTCAGCCTTGTGTAGAACTCTCCACTTCTCTTCCCAGTAGCTCTCAGGTACCAGATTTAAAGGAGTTTTTGGAGAAACAGAATCGAATGATAGGCTATGACCTCTTACAGCTGCTGATTTACTCTGGTTTAAAGCCCCACCaagtgaagaagatgaggatgacATATTAGCACTCAGTGCAAGAGCCTGCAAGGATTTTGCCTTTTCTATCAGTTTCTTTAAATTTACAGCCTCTGGAAAGTTTAGCAATCTCTGAAGGCAAGAAGTAGCATGTTCAGTTGCAAGTAGGGAAGATCTCAAATAAAGTAACATTGAAACTGCCATGGCTGAAATAAATGCTCCACGAGGTGAATTAAGGACCCCAAAGCTGGACATGGTGTCATCCTCAGCAACTTTGTCTAATATACTATTATCTGATGCAAATATCTCGTCCCAAATTATCAACAAGTCTTCAAGTGAAAATTCACGTCCAAATAAAACCCGTAACCAGCGAAGTGCAAAGTACTGCGGTTCAACCCCAAGCTCAACAAGGTGGCTGTGTAGAGAGGAGTCAACAAGAGATAGCAGGTGGTATAATGCCGCAGATGCTTCAAGGACAGGAGGTAAACCAGTGTAAGACCCACCTGCAGGAGTGGGAGAGAAGAAATCTGCCATTGCAACTGAGCCATGGGCCCCACTCATCAAAGCATCCAACATGCAAAATGCATCATGCTCCATAAATTTCTCAGATAAGACAATACCCAGTTCACCTTCAGCCCCATAAGCATCACTCAGTAACACAATGGTCTGTATCTCAGGATCAAGCTCATCAAGACTCCTAACTTTTGTCACATTTCCATGTGACCCATTCTCATCTTCCATAATATCTGGAgactttttaaaatcaaaattatatgtaaGATCGTTATCAAGAAATGATAGGTCATCAAATTTGTCAGTGAACTGATCTTCGTAAAGCTTtctaacttgagaaagatgttccACATCAACTTGAAGAACGTACAACAGGGGAGCCAATAGTTCATGCATTCCTATAAAGAACACCAGAAAGAAGGatgatattaaaaaatttctgaaaataaACTTCCACATAATTTGGGCCTTAGAGGGCATAGTGAGTGCAGAATAAAATCTCACTTGGGCTTTACTTATCACCAAAAAAGACACTCCAAGAAAACCTTACGGCATTTGAGTTGGACATCATAAAACAAATGAATGCCAAGTCTAAATAATTAATGGCCCAACCATTTTTCATTGATAATATTTCTAAATCTACATCCAGAATAAGTTGTTTCATGGATGCAAAtggaaaagaatatatatatatatattctagtaATATTTAGGTTTTTCCcccttttctctttcctttttgaaGAGGATCAAGTAGCACCTTACAagaaaaaattaacaagaaaaaaaaaacacacacacacacatcgaGGTTCACAGGCATACAATTTTCTCCATACTGATCAAAATATTCAAGGAAAACCAG
This genomic stretch from Castanea sativa cultivar Marrone di Chiusa Pesio chromosome 1, ASM4071231v1 harbors:
- the LOC142619890 gene encoding uncharacterized protein LOC142619890 encodes the protein MTEAPIEAALPESSSSSSVEQNRQFAHLRGVQWRINLGILPSSSIDDLRRVTADSRRRYAGMRRRLLVDPHIPKDGSNSPNLVMDNPLSLNPDSTWGRFFRNAELEKMVDQDLSRLYPEHGSYFQTPGCQGMLRRILLLWCLRHPEYGYRQGMHELLAPLLYVLQVDVEHLSQVRKLYEDQFTDKFDDLSFLDNDLTYNFDFKKSPDIMEDENGSHGNVTKVRSLDELDPEIQTIVLLSDAYGAEGELGIVLSEKFMEHDAFCMLDALMSGAHGSVAMADFFSPTPAGGSYTGLPPVLEASAALYHLLSLVDSSLHSHLVELGVEPQYFALRWLRVLFGREFSLEDLLIIWDEIFASDNSILDKVAEDDTMSSFGVLNSPRGAFISAMAVSMLLYLRSSLLATEHATSCLQRLLNFPEAVNLKKLIEKAKSLQALALSANMSSSSSSLGGALNQSKSAAVRGHSLSFDSVSPKTPLNLVPESYWEEKWRVLHKAEELEKSDSTKQVQTPKRGWTEKVRLSLSRTGSSPAKVESGKKDSNSSVKRSLLEDLSRELGSDEDTEKAHCDEVLSQKNSVCVEVEVEGQDGGKKEITCTAEGSLSGNAGSEENLSVYSDPTSSLNGANEQENDSEKSSVASTSSLEESDDHSSTIPDESPLPVSDKPEDVFPKSGLNNDSMGNSLTVPKERKLLSGKFQWFWKFGRNAAGEGMSEKGGGTFEATKSANCDDQNNTAGFLVANASCNSSISGKGDATDQNVMGTLRNLGQSMLDHIQVIETVFQQDRGQVGSLENLSKNGLVGKGQVTAMAALKELRKISNLLSEM